CAATGAGTCGGCGACGGCCAGTTGCACCGCGCAGCCGGCCCGGTCGTCCACGCTGGTGCCGACGATCCGATGCTCGCCAGCGCGCTCAACACGTGGTCGATAGACCACCGGCGTGCCGATTCTGACGCCGGCCTGTTCGGCCTCCGCTTTGCTTGCAAAGCCAGCGTCAATCACAAGGTCCGGTGCGCGGACGACCTGATACTTCTCCTCAGGTGCCGTGGCGTGGTGCGCCTTGTTGGCAATCACACCAGGCACGTCCCTGCCTTCACCGACGCAGAGCAGAACCGGCTGGGCGGCCAGCGCACGCTCGGGAACGCCGCCAAGGCGCTCGACCTTCATGAATCCATCATCGGTAACCTTGCGGACGACAAAGCCCAATTGATCCATGTGGCTGAACAGCATCACCGATGGCGCGGACGGATCCCCCTCCTGGGTCGCGATGATATTGCCCAGACGGTCTGTGCGATGCGCAAGCCCAATGGCGTCGAGCCGTGCACGAATGGCTTTGGCAACGCGTTCTTCATGGCCCGACAGGCCTGGGATGAGCATCAACGCTTCAAGATCATCGGCGATCGTCATGCGCGCGCCGCCCGCACCCGGTCCATAAAGTCACTGGCGCGGTCCGGATCGACGGCATTCCAGGTGTGCCCATCGACTTTCAGAGCCGAGCCGACGACACATCCATCGGCGATCGCCAACACATCACCAACCGTCTCGTGTTTGACGCCCGTGTTTGCGAGCACGGGCGTGTCAGGCAACGCCGCTTTCACATCTTCCAGATCTTCCATCTTGGCTGCCTCGCCGGTGATCTGGCCGGAAACCAACACCGCGTCGGGGATGGAGGAAAAGACGGCGCTGCGGGCGCGATCCGGTAGCGGTCGGCGATCCAAGCTATCGGCGAACTCGGCTGACACGTTGTAGAGCATCAGCAAATCGTTGCGGCTCAAGGAATCGCGATAGCGCAGCGCTTTGCCGGCGTCCGGCGCCCAGACGCCCATGTCACTGGCATAGGTCCCGGTGAAGATTTCTCGGCAGAAAGCTGCTCCGGTCGCAGCGGCAAGCGCGACGGTGGCCATGGGGTCCCAGAGGACGTTGACACCAAAGGGCAGCGTGATGTCCGGCTTCAGCGCGCCAATGATCGCCGCCATCGTTGCTGTTGACGCCGGATCAACGTCGAAGGCGTACGGGCGGTCGTTCTCATTGCCGAACATGATGGCATCAAACCCGGCGCTCTGAAGCGCCTGAAGGTCTTTGCGCGCATCATCGAGAAGCTTGGTCAGACCCCCCTCGGCATCAAAGAGGGGCGTACCCGGCAAGGCGCCAAGATGGACCATCGCAATGATCGGTTTTTCCGTCCCAAACGCCTGAACAAACCGATCCATTGCAACTCCATTTCTCACGCCATAACCGTCAAATCGCGGTAGGCGTTGCACACTGTTTATACTAGCATGTTAGCAACGCGGGAGGCTTCGATGCAATCAACCACACCCTTGAAAACGCGCCACTGGGATCGGCTCGGCAATGGCGGGCTGACCTTTACCGAGCTTGGCTTTGGCACGGCGCCGCTTGGCAATCTTTATAAGGCGATTTCCGACGAAGAAGCCCACCAAGTGCTGGATGCCGCCTGGGACGCGGGTGTGCGCTACTTTGATACCGCGCCGCTGTATGGGCTCGGCCTGTCAGAGACGCGGCTCAATCATTTTCTGCGCGGCAAGCCGCGCGATTCTTATGTGCTTTCGACCAAGATTGGTCGCTATTTTACGGTCACAACGCCGGATAAACGCGACGGCCTGGACAAATGGTTCGACGTGCCTTCGCGCAACGAAATCTACGACTACACCTATGATGGCGTGATGCGCTCGGTGGAGTTTTCGTTAGAAAGGCTGGGGATCGATCGGATCGACATTCTGTTTGCCCATGACCTCGACATCTTCAACCATGGCAGCCAGGAAGCGCTCGATGCCAAGATCTCCGAGCTGATGAACGATGGCGGTTACAAGGCGCTTTCGGAAATGCGCGAGCAAGGCGTGATCAAGGCGTTCGGTGGCGGCGTTAATGAATGGCAGTCTTGCCAGACGCTCACCGAGCAAGGGGATTTCGACCTTTTCTTGCTGGCCGGCCGTTACACGCTTTTGGAGCAGGAGGCGTTGGAGACGTTCCTTCCGCTGGCCGAGGCGCGCGGCATTGGGTTGGTGATCGGGGGTCCCTACAATTCTGGCGTGCTTGCTACGGGACCGAAACCCGGTGCGTTTTATAATTATGACCCGGCGCCCCAGGAGGTGCTCGATCGAGTTGCCCGCATCGAGGCTGTCTGCGAACGCCACAGCGTGCGCCTGGTAGATGCTGCCTTCCAATTCCCGCTGCGCCACCCGACAACCGTGTCGGTGATCCCCGGCGGCCAGGGATTGGCCGAGATGGAGTCGAACGTCACAGCGGCGCAAGCTGAGATCCCCGCCGCTTTATGGGCGGATCTGAAAGCTGACGGTTTGATGCGCCAAGATGCGCCGGTGCAAGGGTGATAAGCGTTTTAGTGCTTGAACGTCTGAGCGAACGCCTGGATGGCGTCATGGGTGAGGGATGCGCGGGCATCCACCTCCGTCGATACGTGTAGCGCTGCCGCGGCAGAAGCGAAACGGGCGGCCTCGACAAGTGATTGTCCGTTGCAGAGGGCAACGCTCAACGCACCGATAAAGGCGTCCCCTGCCCCATGGGTGGAGATAACTGGCACGGCAAAAGCCAGCACATGCTCGGTCGTATCCAGATCGATCATCCAAAGCCCTTGATCACCGAGCGTTACGATGATGGCGCAGCCATACAGAGCGGCGAGTTGGAGCGTGGCAGCCTTGCCATCGAGCGTGTCAGGGTCAAGGCTCAGCATGTCCGCCGCCTCGACGCGGTTGACGACCAGGAGATCGAGCTGGTCTGCGAGGCCACCAGCCAGTGGCCGGGCTGGGGCAGCGTTCAAGAGAACACGCGCGCCCACCCGTTTGGCTTGCGCAGCCACAGCCTCGTTGACCGGTGATGGCAACTCATTCTGCAGCACGACCCATTGCGTACCAGACGCCATCGCGATCGCCGATGCATCCAGCTCCAAGTTTGAGGCCGACACAATGACCGCGCCATAGCCTCCGTCCGGAAGACTGATGGCAACGCTCATGCCAGTCGGTGTTTCAACACGCTGAACCAGGTCGGTTGAAACGCCAGCTTGGTGCAGAGTCTGGAGCGCTGCGTCGCCTGGCGGATCGGCGCCAACAGAGGCCGCCATGGCGACCGGGATGTTCAGCGCCTTGCCGAGGCGGCCTGCTGCAACGGCCTGATTGCCGCCCTTGCCACCGAACGCATACCGAACGGCGCTTCCTGTCAGGGTTTCATCGATGCGTGGCAGACGCGGTGCATCGACTATGACGTCATGGTGGATCGCGCCGACAACCAGAATACTCATGGGCCGCCGAACAAGGCATCTGACACGATGCGCAAGCTTGCCGTTGCATCTTGCTTGCCAATGGCGTCCGACAGTCTCTCGTCAAGGACCAGATCAGCGGCCACTGCCCGCAGCTTGTCGGCCATCGCGATGTTGGTCGCAGCCTCGGCGCAGGGGTCAAGGCCGCCATGATCGGGAAACGTGTCGAAGTAGATCGTGCCGGCATATCCTTGGCGCGCCAGCTCGACGAAAAGCTCCAGCGTCTGGAACGGATGAACCGATCCGACCATCAAACCGTCGTCGCGCTTGCCGTAGCCGTCATTGAGATGCACGCCAAGCAGCCGCGAATGGCGGGCGATCAGATGCGCTGTATGGGCCGGCATCTCGTCGGCATAGAGCACATGGGCAAAATCGAGCGTGACGCCAAGATTGGCGCGCTCGGCCTCTTTTATGGCCAAAAGCGTCGTGCCGATATCCGGCATCAACGCATAAGCGCGCGGTTCGTTGGGCTTGTATTCAATGGCAATATCGAGCGCGGGATTATGATCGCAGACAGCTTGGATGGCCGCGATCGTGTCGTCCCACATTTGCTGGTAGTTTCCTTGAAATGCGTAGTCGAACCCGTCCTGTCCCATCCATAGCGTCATCAAGGTGCCGCCCATTTCAGCAAGCGTATCCAGACCCTTTTTCGTGATGTCGATGGCTGCTTGGCGCACGTCTTTGTCAGGATGGGTGAACGCGCCGAGGCGAAAACCAGGATCGGTGTAATAGCGCATCGCCAAACCGTTGAGCGCCATGCCGCAACCATCCATCACCGCCCTCATTTCGCGCGCGGTGTGGTGTTCGAAATGATCCGGGTAATTAAGATCAGCGGCGTTCAGCCCGTCGACGCTTGCCGCACGTCGCAGCATGTCCTCGGCGTTTGGCTTGCCGGGCAGGCCAATCTTGAACGCGTTGAGGCGCGCGGCATAACGCGGCGTGTTGGCCAGGTCACGGTTCATAGGCTCACGAAGAGCTCCGGTTTGTAACGCATCATTGGCTCCAG
The DNA window shown above is from Hyphomicrobiales bacterium and carries:
- a CDS encoding M42 family metallopeptidase translates to MTIADDLEALMLIPGLSGHEERVAKAIRARLDAIGLAHRTDRLGNIIATQEGDPSAPSVMLFSHMDQLGFVVRKVTDDGFMKVERLGGVPERALAAQPVLLCVGEGRDVPGVIANKAHHATAPEEKYQVVRAPDLVIDAGFASKAEAEQAGVRIGTPVVYRPRVERAGEHRIVGTSVDDRAGCAVQLAVADSLAKRSGGPTVHLVFSVQEEFNLRGAVVAAQTLKPDIAIQIDLMLATDTPDMADRGEMHLGGGPGMSLYSFHGRGTLNGVIPHPAMVRLMEKTAEEQGIPLQRSAQVGVLTDLSYVQLVGQGVASIDVGFPMRYSHSANELCDLRDLNALANLLSNAIAAIGPDFSLSREIA
- a CDS encoding BtpA/SgcQ family protein, with the translated sequence MDRFVQAFGTEKPIIAMVHLGALPGTPLFDAEGGLTKLLDDARKDLQALQSAGFDAIMFGNENDRPYAFDVDPASTATMAAIIGALKPDITLPFGVNVLWDPMATVALAAATGAAFCREIFTGTYASDMGVWAPDAGKALRYRDSLSRNDLLMLYNVSAEFADSLDRRPLPDRARSAVFSSIPDAVLVSGQITGEAAKMEDLEDVKAALPDTPVLANTGVKHETVGDVLAIADGCVVGSALKVDGHTWNAVDPDRASDFMDRVRAARA
- a CDS encoding aldo/keto reductase codes for the protein MKTRHWDRLGNGGLTFTELGFGTAPLGNLYKAISDEEAHQVLDAAWDAGVRYFDTAPLYGLGLSETRLNHFLRGKPRDSYVLSTKIGRYFTVTTPDKRDGLDKWFDVPSRNEIYDYTYDGVMRSVEFSLERLGIDRIDILFAHDLDIFNHGSQEALDAKISELMNDGGYKALSEMREQGVIKAFGGGVNEWQSCQTLTEQGDFDLFLLAGRYTLLEQEALETFLPLAEARGIGLVIGGPYNSGVLATGPKPGAFYNYDPAPQEVLDRVARIEAVCERHSVRLVDAAFQFPLRHPTTVSVIPGGQGLAEMESNVTAAQAEIPAALWADLKADGLMRQDAPVQG
- a CDS encoding bifunctional hydroxymethylpyrimidine kinase/phosphomethylpyrimidine kinase, whose protein sequence is MSILVVGAIHHDVIVDAPRLPRIDETLTGSAVRYAFGGKGGNQAVAAGRLGKALNIPVAMAASVGADPPGDAALQTLHQAGVSTDLVQRVETPTGMSVAISLPDGGYGAVIVSASNLELDASAIAMASGTQWVVLQNELPSPVNEAVAAQAKRVGARVLLNAAPARPLAGGLADQLDLLVVNRVEAADMLSLDPDTLDGKAATLQLAALYGCAIIVTLGDQGLWMIDLDTTEHVLAFAVPVISTHGAGDAFIGALSVALCNGQSLVEAARFASAAAALHVSTEVDARASLTHDAIQAFAQTFKH
- a CDS encoding TIM barrel protein; this translates as MNRDLANTPRYAARLNAFKIGLPGKPNAEDMLRRAASVDGLNAADLNYPDHFEHHTAREMRAVMDGCGMALNGLAMRYYTDPGFRLGAFTHPDKDVRQAAIDITKKGLDTLAEMGGTLMTLWMGQDGFDYAFQGNYQQMWDDTIAAIQAVCDHNPALDIAIEYKPNEPRAYALMPDIGTTLLAIKEAERANLGVTLDFAHVLYADEMPAHTAHLIARHSRLLGVHLNDGYGKRDDGLMVGSVHPFQTLELFVELARQGYAGTIYFDTFPDHGGLDPCAEAATNIAMADKLRAVAADLVLDERLSDAIGKQDATASLRIVSDALFGGP